In Brassica napus cultivar Da-Ae chromosome A3, Da-Ae, whole genome shotgun sequence, the sequence CGTTGAAGAGGTTGATTAGGAAAGGGATACCTCCTGTGCTGAGGCCTAAGCtttggttctctctctctccggtgcggagaagaagaagtctaCTGTTCCGGAGAGTTATTACAGTGATTTGACTAAGGCTGTTGATGGGATGGTCACGCCTGCTACGCGGCAGATTGATCATGTGAGTTTGGTCTCCGTCTAAAGTCTGATCCTTTGAATACAAATGTAGATGCtcatcattttcttttaacGTATTATCTTATTTGCAATACGGTTGTTTCACTAGGTAGAGCCAGAATCAATATGAGATACTCAAACTTTATGTAGACagcaattattttattttaaattttggtagattataaTACAATTAATTCCTCCATCTTTTTGAGGAAACAACTATCGATTTGACTTATTATATGTAAAGAACTATTAGTTTTAACTTTAAGACATtggtttcagatttggagttATACTATTTTAAAAGATAGTATTACATAATAGATTAAAAAGATTTACCACAGCACAAAAATTATAGAtaatcaaaaatcaaatatatttgttaggaaaaatggaataaaatacagaaacaaaaaataaatataaaaagaaaaatgaaaattgttttttatacaAAAGAGATTTGAACTTATTGTAACtaaataaatgtagaatgtatttTGCATATTTATGTCaagaatgttttaaaaaatactataaacATAGATCCACAACTgtgtaaaaaaaacatagttaTATAGTCGAATAAGAGACACAcgatataaattaatataagaaaatgaataaaactagataaattaaaattaaacaaataaatcaacaatTCTACaccatgaaaataaaaacagaataaaaTTTCTGATATAAAATCTTATTTACCGTAAGGAAAATTTTTAGTTAATTGTAATAagaataaaattgaataaagaATAACAATCAATAAATAATGATTCATAGTAATATagaacaaaacattttaaaataaaaacaaatattaaacaaaaataaaaaaatatttactttaactatttaaattattttttgaatcatattcccgcccgtagggcgggccgaccctagttgaATCATAAAATGACGTGATTTGAGTTAACTATGTTGGCCGACTCTCTACATAATTTCCGTTTATGCGGTTCCTATACTCACtatatccaaaaataaaaatatcataaaattttacGTATGATAGGTTTATTTGCCATATGGTACATTGATCGATGAAAATattcatcttatttttttattttgattgcAAAAAGTTCTGGACCGAATCTCGTAATTTTTCGGGTTACATACAAAATTCGGttactaaatattttctatGAGATTCGAATCTGACATCTCTAGTCttacacaattaaaaaaattggctATTTCATGGCTATATGGAGTATTAGCCATGAAAAACAACGAAAACATGACTATATGTTTGTGCCAAATTTGGACTGAAGCTAAATCGTAACATAAAGCACAAATTTTGCTACAAAAATTTTGTGGCAAAAAAAAACACGTTTTACTACTAAATGTTTCATGGCTATGTTAGCTCACTAAATCTATCCGGCAAGTGCTCACAAACTACCATCCCATGATTAGCCTATGAGTTAGCCATGCCGCCTCAACAGGCATTGGAGTAGGAAAAACTTCAAACCGTAGAGCCTTTGCATTGTCAATGCGAAGATGCACTGCTTCACCAGCGCAGCTGCTGGAACTGGAAGCACATATAACCCTAGAAAAGCCTACCAAGACAGCAAACCAATGAGAACTCCAATGCCATTAGAACTCAATATTTTCTCTAATACTACCGTACTTACTTTTTAGAGAACCTTCAGTAGTGGGAGGTTTTCATAGGATCTCTCTCatcttgaaaaaatatataaagatgaaagagaagaaaaacgaGTATATTATTAGGTTATTCATGATATACTTCTAAAATATGTATCATTTTCAATTATTCTATTTCTCtgcaatattaaaatttaaatagataattaaattatattaaaatattgctattttttttgtttctatatCATGGTTAAGAAATTATGGACTGGCAGATCTCTTAGatacattattatttaatttagatacCATCTTTAAGAAACTATGAGCTGGAGATGCTCTTGGATacatcatcatttttttttcaaaaataaatctgtatttatttattttctacatGCACCTTATTTATCAGAATATTCAAAATAATCCATTgtagaataaataaaattttgttaccaCACTTCCTAATTTTGTTAACATTCTCTATGCTAAACAAATAAGATCCATTTCCCATGTTCTTTATTCCAAGCTTTATAATTCACTTGATACATAACAGTGTTTTCATAAAAAAGTGTTTCATCTTTCCCTATGTATGGTGAATTGTGAATCCGACCAATCGCATGTTCTTTTAATTCCAcaatatgataaatatataagataaccTTATGTTTCTATTTGTCAAAagtatcatgaaagatgatgaTATACGTGTGTAAAACACATAGGGGATGGAGGTTACATTACTAGTCAGTAATGGAAGACCTTTATATTTCTCCTACATTTTGTTTGTCGATTTTCCAATGCAAACGATTATAACATAAAATTTACTAGGAAACAACCAATGAGTagatttgatgtttttttcaaaaaaaaaaggattacaAAGCAAAAAGCAGAACCTCTTTAACCTTTGAAAGATGAAATTCACATTCGAATATTTAGAGcaggaatttaaaaaaaaaattcagaaatttttaaaacaatatagagAAAAAAGATAAATGGATTCAGGAATAAATCGAAACATTAACGAAGCCCAAAATATAGCATTTCAATCTTCAAAAGACAACAAAGcataagagagaaaaagagaatgAGGTGAAGAAATGATTCAAATAGTTATGAGACAATACAAAgcatttaaaattgaaaaacacaaagggaagaagatgaacaaCAACCCCAACGCTTAGCTTAAACTTCTGCCGGCTTATCCGCATCATGACCTCCAGTCACCCCGTTATCCTTTTCACCATCATCAACCACCATGGCTTTGTTTTTCTCCTTCGAGATGAGGCTAGAGCCCGGAACATTCTCATCATTAGAAAGACTGGTGGctggagaaggaggaggaggaggaggaacgTTGCTAGTGAACGAATCAAGCGGGTAATTGCTGTAAAAATGATTTCGAGACACAAGAGGACGCACTGGCGTGTTCAGGTCCATGCTTCCTCCTCCAGTGACTCCACCATTCAACGATGGGTAGACGCTGCTGTTATTGTTGCCGCCTCCCATCCACTTAGATGGACCAAGAGAGAGCTCAAGTGATATTGCACCTTGTGAGCTactgttattgttgttgttgttgctacAGCTCCCTAAGGTATTAGGTTGAGAAATAGaattcataatttttgaatCATGTGAGCCATAGCTCGGGTTCATTGTGAAAGGAGGGTATGGGTAGTTACCGCCTCCATTAGGCTTAAAAGGACCAAAAGAGAGACCACTACGGTTAAAATCTGATAAATTAGGGCGGTTATAGTTGTGAGTGACTAAGGGAGCCCCTGAAGAAAAACCATAGTTAGTATTCCCGTATGGAGGAGGCGAAGGATAACCCATGACCTCGCCAATGTTCATTTTTCTGACGCTACTACCCTCTCCTCCTATGGACTCACGAGAGATACCAAGATGCTTATCATTTGATAAAGCGTTAGACGTCGTACCTTGGTAAGAGTTATCATGTTTCTTCCAAAAGCATTGTCCAGGACCAGGAGGAGAATAGATTGGCTCCGCCTGCTTCAGCTTCCTTTCCAACTCTAGGTCATGCTTGTGGGTCTTTTGGTGAGCGCCTAGGGAGTTAGCGTTGGGGAACCCTCTCTTGCAGATGTTACAAATAAGGGAATGATTATCCAACGatggatatttttttatcaatttgtttATTGCTCGGAGAACACGTAACTCGAAACTTGCCCTCTGAGTTTTCTTGCTTTCAGTTTCAGGCACAACCTCTTGAGGAAGCCCTTGTTTCGGATTGTTCGGGTCAGGCACAACCTCTTGAGGAGACACTTGTTTCGGATTGTTCACTTGAGACACGACCTCTCCAGGAGACACTTGTTTTGGATTGTTCATTTCATGCACAACCTCTTGAGGAGACGCTTGTTTCTGATTGTTCACTTCAGGCACGACCTCTTGATGAGGAGACACTTGTTTCGGATTGTTCACTTCAGGCACGATCTCTTGAGGAGACACTTGTTTTGGATTGTTCACTTCAGGCACGATCTCTTGAGGAGACACTTGTTTTGGATTGTTCACTTCAGGCACGACCTCTTGAGGAGACCCTTGTGTCGGATTGTTCACTTCAGGCACGACCTCTTGAGGAGACACTTGTTTAGGATTCGTCATTGAACTCTTCTCCGGCACGGCCACAACAATATCATTGAGTCTCTGATCAGTCGCGGGTGAGGAGGAGGAGTTTGAAGGAGACATAGCTTGGTTAacaatttgttttgtaaaacttTGGTCGGATTGAGTGATGTCTTATTTCTTTTGTGTTAGATTCAAGGAAATGAACTCTCTATTTATTAAGAGGATTCTTTATTGTCTGTTTAACTATTAAGGTATTAAATCTCTGAGGGTAAATTGAAACCATACAAACTAATAACAATGCATATCTATAGTTTTCTTCaatattatatagttatttatcttactatcttgaatttttttctctctaactagtgttatttttttcttcaatataTACATCTCTATCTTAGTCAGATTTCCTacatttgcttcttttttcttctttttttttgcttaaatttgCTTATTTTTATCATGCctagataaataaaaatctgtttttttcCTTACTTTGTATGTTATTATTAGGAAAATAGTGACAGTGAAGACAATGTTAAATGATAGTGCATGTGGTCTATTAGGTacatttttctttacaaaactAGAGTAGCTAgcattatgaaaataatttctCAGGGACCAATACAAACATTTTATTCGTTCCAAATCATTTCCTGTACATaattaagtaaaaataattttccacTGAAACTTTTCATTTTACAAGCAAAGCAGAAAACACTACCCTATGGCATTTGATTCTATATAAAATTTAGGGGACattcaaaaatatgttacttATACATGTTCTgcaagtaaataatatttttacgtTTTTTATTCTTGAGTTTAGATATCTATAGCATATCTCAAAACCTCTTGTTCCAATCGCAGTTTAGAAATTACGTTGTGTTAATATATACTTGAACTTAGGGCTGAGCATTTTATCTGCTAAATTTTATTCAATGTGTTATTTATTTCGATTCGATCCAAAAATTCCGGATATCCATAAACATTAGAAgcaaagaaatattaaaattaatatccgCTAAAACTGAAACATATcacatatattaattgagaagagGATATCTGTTCTGATCcggaaatatataaatacatatatatcttgattatatttagagtttttaatgtatagtttatataattttaattctaATATATGATTTGAAAAATTCTATTCcaattattacttatataaaagtgtaacataaaaaaaattgatggcaattataactttttttaagtttttttgttattataattgttaactaagtttaaaatttacaaaatatgtagtttcactacctcttttaatttttattttatatatcatgcaaaaaaaattaaaaaaacaattttgtacCGAATTTTCAAGATTATTTGTATTAGTTAAAAAAGATGAGATATCCGTAAGTATTCATATTTATCcgaaaatatctatttattttctggATGTCTGATTTTTTCGATATTTGTATGTTTTCAAAGTAAATTAAATCGAAAAGTTAGATATCCGTAACAtacaaagcaaatcacaaaatttTGGATGTCCGATCCGTGCCCAACCCATGTCTAAACATTTTAAGTATTGTCGAATGTCGATGTTAGGATTAGCTTGTATATTCACAACCaaagtcatttttaagtttttaagaATTTCTGACCGATAAAACTCATACCTGACAAAACCAACAACTAAACCAAACCcgacaaaataaagaaaagttaAACCGAATCGGTAAACCAATCCCCAAATCAGAACGGTCCAAAAGCATTTGACCCCatagaggaagagagagagcgTTGAAAAGAGTAAAAAGACGGTATTGACCTCCTCGTCTCGCGCAGATTGTTTCTCCTTGTTCAGCTCCTTCCttcctcttctcctcctccgATTCTCCATACCCACCATGAACGAGAAAGCCAACGTCTCTAAGGAGCTTAATGCCCGCCACAgaaaggtctctctctctctctcgaaatCTCAATCTCAGATTGTTTTTTCGCTTTCTCCTAGCTTTGCGGATTTGTAGTCGTATCTATTGTAATTCTCGTCGATGCTTGATCATGGATTACGAACGATCTTAATTCGATTGGATCTGTGTGTTTTAGGAGCTAGAGAATCTTCATTCTCCGTCGATTTCATGTGGTTAGGTGAGGTCCCGATCGTTTGAGCTAGGATTGTTCTTCGATTTGTCTTTTATGTGAGAATAGCTTATCACGATCACCACATCAAGGATATATGATCTCGTTCATATACATGTGGTAGCCTTTGAGTTGAATATCTAATGTGGCTGCAGCTTTGACAACTTCGATTCATTTTGGTTTGTTGAGCATTCCTTGGTCTATTTCTTGATTATTTCGTTttcgttgtttttttttttttttttgcagattctGGAAGGGCTTCTTAAGCATCCAGAGAACAGAGAATGTGCTGACTGCAAAACaaagtattgttttttttctcgcACATGTGAAACTATCAGAGCATTGTGGGCTTCACATTTATTCTATATTCCATTTGCTTTGCAGAGGTCCAAGATGGGCTAGTGTTAACTTAGGTATCTTTATCTGCATGCAATGTTCTGGGATCCACAGGAGTCTCGGTGTACACATATCCAAGGTCCTCTCTCACTTTCCTTTCTCGATGCTGCGTTTCAATACAAAAGCTCAGATCTTTGTTCAATGTTCTTTTAATTGTTAGACTCATTCCAATTGGCTCTGATTCTCTTCATCCTGTCAATTTGGTTTTCTACtagtttttcttatttgcaGTTTCATCTTGTATTTCCATATCAAGAGTTACTTCTGTAGTTCTGTAGCTGAGAAGCCTGACTTGAATGCACCAAATTGCACTGCTTTCTGTGCTGCCCCTTCCCtgacttgaaaaaaaaaatcttttgtcCAGTTTAGTAGTTTATGCCGGAACCTCAAACAATTATGTGCAAAAGTACATGATTAAGTTGTGACTTCTGATTTCGCATATGATCTGGGTCCTTCTGGTCAAGTCGATGTTAACGTTAGCAGCATAAGCGTACTTATTTATTCCAGCGAAACATCTGAGTTTTTGGCTGATGAGTGTAGGTTCGATCTGCCACTCTGGACACATGGCTCCCCGAGCAGGTTGCATTTATTCATTGTAAGTTTCTTTCAAACTCTAATTCTTTGTAGGCGCCTCCATTAGAGAGGGTTAGTTTAGTTTCACCGTGTAAAAGTACATATGGACAATATTTGCATGCAGCAATGGGAAATGAGAGAGCAAATAGTTACTGGGAAGCTGAGCTACCCCCAAATTATGATAGAGTTGGAATTGAGAATTTCATACGTGCAAAGTATGAAGAGAAGAGATGGGTTTCTAAAGGTGAAAAGGCTAGATCACCCCCAAGAGTAGAGCAGGAACGGCGGAGATCTGTGGAGAGGACTGTGCCTGGATATGAGCATGGGCACAGTAGTAGCCCTGTAAATTTGTTTGAGGAGAAGAAAACTGTCCAAGCACCTAGAACAAGAAATAGTGTTGCTGCAACGAGGATAAGTCTTCCGGTGCCTCCCCAGGGACCTAATCAGGTACCAAACATACTACATGGACGATATGTTTTACTAAAGAAATTAGCGCCTTTAGTTATGCATACATAATGCATATGATGATATAGATGTCAGTCCTTATATTCTTACATCTAGTAGACAACTTTGTTTCTAGAGCATCATAATCTTTCGAAGAGTGACTTTTCAATTTTACTAAAAGTATCCAAATCCTTGTTTTTCTGATACATTTTGCTATAAAATTGATAGGTTATAAAGCCACAGCAGAAAATAGAAACTGTAGCCGCTCCTGTGGAGACAAAGAAACCAACAGTAAATGTTGCACCGGCATCAGATCCTCCAAAGGTGGATTTTGCTACTGACCTCTTCAACATGCTATCAGTTGATGAGCCTGCTGCAAATACCTCAGAGACAGCAGCTCCTGCTGATGATAACCTATGGGCTGGCTTTCAGTGTATGTATCTTATCTATGCGTGATCATGATTATTGTGGCACATTTTTCAGTATGTTACCCTTTCTTCTCTACAAAAATGCTCTAgactaaaatattaatttctgAATCCCACAGCGGCTGGAAGTGGTCAAACGGCAGAGAAGATTGTCACAGCAAAGCCTGATGAGAGCAGTTCTCCTCCAGCTACCGGGATCGAGGATTTATTTAAAGACACACCTAACTTTACAGTCCAACAAGCACCACAGAAAGATGTGAAAGGTGATATCATGAGCCTATTTGAGAAGGTAAACTCTGAAGTCAATTGTATACTCTTCTCATATATACGGCTTTCTTGGATCTACCTTTCTGTTGATTCTCACTTTTCCATATTTATTTTGGTGTATCGCTAAACTCACAAGTTACATATATAGTGTGAGTATGTGTTCACTTACTCTGATTCTTTCTATTTCAGCACTGGAAATATAACTCttgtgtttcatttttttacaGTCGAATATGGTGTCGCCTTTTGCCATGCAACAACAACAGTTTGCTATGCTTGCTCAGCAGCAAGCCCTTTACATGGCTGCTGCAAAAGCTGCAGGAGGAACTCCAAACGGCGTGAATCAACAAGCTGTTGCTAATGCTCTTAACTTAGCATCTGCGAATTGGTCAAACACTGGCTACCAGATCGCTGGAATGACTAACCCAGGAAGTGGTCAACCTGATCTCCAGAAACTTATGCAAGTAAGATCCCCATTTTGCTTCTACTTTTTTGAGCAAGATTTAAATTACCATTGACAATAGTTTTGCAAAATTCTCACTGGTTCTTGCTCTCTCTTAACTTTAGAACATGAACGCAAACATGAACATGAGACCTGTACAACCGCAAGAGAACACTCCTCAATATCCAATATCCAAGTATGTAAACAATACTGATTAAAAAGGAGGAATCTGTATCCCTCCCATTCAGTTTTCCCTTTGAACTTTGaagaataattttcttaatgtACGTACTCTGAGATATATACTGATTTCTGATTGTATCATCTATAATGCAGTTTCTACACGACGAGTCAAGTCAACCACGTGGGGAACGGTATGACCCCAAACTCAACCGGTAAACCTCAGTCATCAACCGCAGCACAACAACCAACGGGCACCACACCATCTTCTCAGTCAGGGAAAGAGTTTGATTTTTCTTCCTTGATGGATGGAATGTTCACTAAACATTGATCAAGAGAGGGACCTTTTCTGAATTTTGTGCATCTTAAAATTTGTCCTGTATTTGAagaactaaaaatatatatacaataataatctACGATCAGCTTTTTCATCAAACAATTCTTTtcgttgaatttttttgttatagtttGGACTATGGTTTACAAATAAACTGTAGGTAAACACTGAAGCTGTAGGTTTATGTGAAAAGCTATATAACATGTACACGTAAATTTCAAGCAAAACAATCAAGTTGTTGTTAACTACACCTAACTATTGTGAAGTATGCTTTGTTCTAGAAACCAAACTTGATAGTTGCTTTGCCTATGTAAAGATGGATACGTACGATTGCTTTTTGGAACTAAGCAAAGAAAACAAACGGCTAGAAAACCCGTTCAAAC encodes:
- the LOC106441619 gene encoding uncharacterized protein LOC106441619, whose protein sequence is MSPSNSSSSPATDQRLNDIVVAVPEKSSMTNPKQVSPQEVVPEVNNPTQGSPQEVVPEVNNPKQVSPQEIVPEVNNPKQVSPQEIVPEVNNPKQVSPHQEVVPEVNNQKQASPQEVVHEMNNPKQVSPGEVVSQVNNPKQVSPQEVVPDPNNPKQGLPQEVVPETESKKTQRASFELRVLRAINKLIKKYPSLDNHSLICNICKRGFPNANSLGAHQKTHKHDLELERKLKQAEPIYSPPGPGQCFWKKHDNSYQGTTSNALSNDKHLGISRESIGGEGSSVRKMNIGEVMGYPSPPPYGNTNYGFSSGAPLVTHNYNRPNLSDFNRSGLSFGPFKPNGGGNYPYPPFTMNPSYGSHDSKIMNSISQPNTLGSCSNNNNNNSSSQGAISLELSLGPSKWMGGGNNNSSVYPSLNGGVTGGGSMDLNTPVRPLVSRNHFYSNYPLDSFTSNVPPPPPPSPATSLSNDENVPGSSLISKEKNKAMVVDDGEKDNGVTGGHDADKPAEV
- the LOC106437198 gene encoding ADP-ribosylation factor GTPase-activating protein AGD5-like isoform X1, yielding MPATERFWKGFLSIQRTENVLTAKQSIVFFLAHVKLSEHCGLHIYSIFHLLCRGPRWASVNLGIFICMQCSGIHRSLGVHISKVRSATLDTWLPEQVAFIHSMGNERANSYWEAELPPNYDRVGIENFIRAKYEEKRWVSKGEKARSPPRVEQERRRSVERTVPGYEHGHSSSPVNLFEEKKTVQAPRTRNSVAATRISLPVPPQGPNQVIKPQQKIETVAAPVETKKPTVNVAPASDPPKVDFATDLFNMLSVDEPAANTSETAAPADDNLWAGFQSAGSGQTAEKIVTAKPDESSSPPATGIEDLFKDTPNFTVQQAPQKDVKGDIMSLFEKSNMVSPFAMQQQQFAMLAQQQALYMAAAKAAGGTPNGVNQQAVANALNLASANWSNTGYQIAGMTNPGSGQPDLQKLMQNMNANMNMRPVQPQENTPQYPISNFYTTSQVNHVGNGMTPNSTGKPQSSTAAQQPTGTTPSSQSGKEFDFSSLMDGMFTKH
- the LOC106437198 gene encoding ADP-ribosylation factor GTPase-activating protein AGD5-like isoform X2, translated to MNEKANVSKELNARHRKILEGLLKHPENRECADCKTKGPRWASVNLGIFICMQCSGIHRSLGVHISKVRSATLDTWLPEQVAFIHSMGNERANSYWEAELPPNYDRVGIENFIRAKYEEKRWVSKGEKARSPPRVEQERRRSVERTVPGYEHGHSSSPVNLFEEKKTVQAPRTRNSVAATRISLPVPPQGPNQVIKPQQKIETVAAPVETKKPTVNVAPASDPPKVDFATDLFNMLSVDEPAANTSETAAPADDNLWAGFQSAGSGQTAEKIVTAKPDESSSPPATGIEDLFKDTPNFTVQQAPQKDVKGDIMSLFEKSNMVSPFAMQQQQFAMLAQQQALYMAAAKAAGGTPNGVNQQAVANALNLASANWSNTGYQIAGMTNPGSGQPDLQKLMQNMNANMNMRPVQPQENTPQYPISNFYTTSQVNHVGNGMTPNSTGKPQSSTAAQQPTGTTPSSQSGKEFDFSSLMDGMFTKH